A genome region from Triticum aestivum cultivar Chinese Spring chromosome 2B, IWGSC CS RefSeq v2.1, whole genome shotgun sequence includes the following:
- the LOC123038791 gene encoding probable amidase At4g34880, which yields MTAVTLGTETDGSILCPASLNSVVGIKPMVGLTSRAGVIPTTPRQASTGWHNKDRPICRTVAHAVHVLDAIVGYDPVDAPATMAASKYIPPGGYTQFLKKDGLRGKRIGVPNGFFNFPNGNVQQMVYTQHLNTMRKQGAIVIEKLDIENLSVLLDSQNNGQQIALPAEFKLSLNSYLSNVLHSPVRSLAEIIAFNNAHPVEENMKENGQTVFLVAENTTGIGALERAAIRQLNKLSANGLKKLMREHELDAIMTPNNAASSVLAIDGMPAITVPAGYGKQGVPFGLCFGGLRGYEPRLIEMAYAFEQVTMVRKPPTFLSSAKENPSLHAIASSVARCRMPCTTRAELSRKAPWSSLHAAAAVTPLADRKSPASTSIMAWLRVQAVAIVLALLTAAGVTHSFEFHEATVDAIQLGFRNGSLTSATLVRFYLDQIRRLNPLLHAVIEVNPDALRQAARADAERRRGTATGPLHGVPVLLKDNIATRDALNTTAGSLALLGSVVKRDAGVAARLRRAGAVVLGKASLSEWANFRNVRNGWSARGGQTRNPYVLSSDPCGSSSGSGVAAAANMAAVTLGTETDGSILCPSSFNSVVGIKPTLGLTSRAGVVPITPRQDSVGPMCRTVSDAVHVLDAIVGYDKLDAAATRAASKYIPHGGYLQFLKKDGLRGKRIGVPNELFQQGLGEKQMRVYKQHLATMRKQGAMVIENLDIAIDSQDIVSNEWTAMLTEFKLSINEYLADLSYSPVHSLADIIAFNKAHPIEERLKDFGQQNLILAQNTNGIGRLERARIRWLKELSANGLEKLMKEHQLDAIVAPEHYASNHLAIGGQPGIIVPAGYNEKGVPFGICFGGLQGYEPRLIEMAYAFEQATKVRRPPMFKP from the exons ATGACGGCGGTGACGCTGGGGACGGAGACGGACGGCTCGATACTCTGCCCGGCGTCGCTGAACTCGGTGGTGGGGATCAAGCCCATGGTGGGGTTGACCAGCCGGGCTGGGGTTATTCCCACCACACCACGCCAAGCCTCAACCGGCTGGCAtaacaaagatag GCCGATCTGCCGCACGGTGGCTCATGCGGTCCACGTGCTGGACGCCATTGTTGGCTATGACCCAGTTGACGCTCCAGCCACAATGGCGGCTTCCAAATACATCCCTCCTGGTGGATACACACAGTTCTTGAAGAAAGATGGGCTTAGAGGGAAGAGAATCGGCGTTCCTAATGGCTTCTTCAACTTCCCAAATGGTAATGTGCAGCAGATGGTCTACACGCAACATCTCAACACAATGAG GAAACAAGGTGCAATCGTTATTGAGAAGCTTGACATAGAGAATTTAAGTGTCCTATTGGATTCCCAAAACAATGGCCAACAGATTGCATTACCAGCAGAGTTCAAGTTAAGCCTCAACTCCTATCTGTCAAACGTATTACATTCCCCAGTTCGGTCGCTTGCAGAGATCATAGCTTTCAACAATGCACATCCTGTTGAG GAAAACATGAAGGAAAATGGTCAAACTGTATTCCTGGTGGCTGAGAACACGACTGGCATCGGTGCCTTGGAGCGAGCGGCGATTAGACAGTTAAACAAGTTGTCCGCCAATGGATTGAAGAAGTTGATGAGGGAGCATGAGCTAGATGCCATCATGACACCTAATAATGCAGCATCTTCGGTGCTAGCCATCGACGGCATGCCGGCCATCACCGTGCCGGCCGGGTATGGCAAGCAGGGGGTGCCGTTTGGTCTCTGCTTTGGTGGGTTAAGAGGGTACGAGCCAAGGCTGATCGAGATGGCATATGCCTTCGAGCAGGTCACCATGGTCAGGAAGCCGCCTACGTTCTT GTCTTCTGCCAAGGAGAATCCTTCCCTGCACGCGATCGCTTCAAGTGTAGCCAGATGTAGGATGCCTTGTACAACCAGAGCAGAGCTCTCAAGGAAGGCGCCCTGGTCATCCCTGCACGCGGCCGCTGCAGTAACTCCACTGGCCGATCGCAAGAGCCctgcatcaacat CAATCATGGCTTGGCTGCGAGTGCAGGCTGTTGCCATCGTCCTAGCTCTGCTAACGGCCGCCGGCGTCACGCACAGCTTCGAGTTCCATGAGGCCACCGTGGATGCCATCCAGCTTGGCTTCCGCAACGGCAGCCTCACCTCGGCCACCCTCGTCCGGTTCTACCTGGACCAGATCCGCCGCCTCAACCCGCTGCTGCACGCCGTCATCGAGGTCAACCCGGACGCGCTCCGGCAGGCAGCACGCGCCGACGCCGAGCGCCGTCGCGGCACAGCCACCGGCCCGTTGCATGGGGTGCCCGTCCTGCTCAAGGACAACATCGCCACCCGCGACGCTCTCAACACCACGGCCGGCTCGCTGGCGCTCCTCGGCTCCGTGGTGAAGCGCGACGCCGGCGTGGCGGCCAGGCTGCGGCGCGCTGGCGCCGTGGTGCTCGGCAAGGCCAGCCTCTCCGAGTGGGCCAACTTCCGCAACGTCCGCAATGGGTGGAGTGCGCGCGGCGGGCAGACGCGCAACCCATATGTATTGTCGTCCGACCCGTGCGGGTCGAGCTCTGGGTCAGGTGTGGCCGCGGCGGCGAACATGGCGGCCGTGACGCTCGGCACCGAGACCGACGGCTCCATACTCTGCCCGTCGTCGTTCAACTCCGTGGTCGGCATCAAGCCCACCCTCGGGCTCACTAGCCGCGCCGGCGTCGTCCCCATCACCCCTAGACAGGACAGCGTTGG GCCGATGTGTCGGACAGTGTCGGATGCAGTCCACGTACTGGATGCCATCGTCGGCTACGACAAGCTCGATGCCGCGGCCACTCGAGCAGCATCCAAGTACATACCTCACGGCGGATATCTGCAGTTCCTGAAGAAGGATGGGCTGAGAGGGAAGAGGATCGGCGTCCCCAATGAATTATTTCAACAAGGACTTGGAGAGAAGCAGATGAGGGTGTACAAACAGCACCTCGCCACAATGAG GAAACAAGGAGCCATGGTGATCGAGAACCTTGACATCGCCATCGACAGTCAAGATATCGTTTCCAATGAGTGGACTGCCATGCTGACGGAGTTCAAGTTGAGCATAAACGAGTACTTGGCGGACTTGTCCTACTCTCCGGTCCATTCTCTTGCGGACATCATAGCTTTCAACAAAGCGCATCCTATAGAG GAGAGGCTAAAAGATTTCGGGCAACAAAACCTTATCTTGGCCCAAAATACAAACGGCATTGGCCGTCTGGAAAGAGCTCGGATCCGCTGGCTGAAGGAGCTCTCCGCAAATGGGCTGGAGAAGCTGATGAAGGAGCATCAACTGGACGCGATCGTTGCACCCGAGCACTATGCTTCCAACCATCTCGCCATTGGCGGCCAACCCGGCATCATTGTGCCGGCTGGGTACAACGAGAAGGGTGTCCCTTTTGGCATATGCTTTGGTGGGCTGCAGGGATATGAGCCGAGGTTGATCGAGATGGCCTATGCTTTCGAGCAGGCTACTAAAGTGAGAAGGCCACCCATGTTCAAGCCTTAA
- the LOC123043170 gene encoding uncharacterized protein — MSPEILAQVVGKDSTYELWTTVTNLFASQPQSRITNLRIAITNTKKGTMSSSAYMAKMKSLGDELAAAGRPVSDPEMVDYILAGLDRDYDSVVAAIGAVKNTITADDLFAQISAFDQRMEMLGDSSSGGFHSSANAVYRGRGQSRGRPRGRGGRGRGRGDRGDRGDRQPSPANRGGGFRGRPRQQQQQQVREQ; from the coding sequence ATGTCTCCTGAAATCCTTGCACAAGTCGTCGGGAAGGACTCCACCTACGAGCTCTGGACGACGGTGACAAATCTCTTCGCCTCGCAACCACAATCCCGGATCACCAATCTGAGGATCGCCATCACCAACACCAAGAAGGGCACCATGTCGAGCTCGGCGTATATGGCAAAGATGAAGAGCCTTGGGGATGAACTTGCTGCTGCTGGGCGCCCTGTCTCTGACCCGGAGATGGTGGACTACATCCTGGCGGGACTTGATCGCGACTACGACTCTGTGGTTGCAGCGATCGGTGCTGTCAAGAACACTATCACCGCCGACGACCTCTTCGCTCAGATTTCTGCTTTTGATCAGAGGATGGAGATGCTGGGTGATTCATCTTCAGGAGGATTTCATTCATCGGCCAACGCAGTCTACAGAGGCCGTGGCCAGTCCCGCGGCAGACCCCGTGGGCGAGGAGGAAGGGGGCGCGGCCGTGGTGATCGCGGTGACCGCGGTGACCGCCAGCCCTCTCCTGCAAACAGAGGCGGCGGATTCAGAGGACGCcctcgacaacaacaacaacaacaggtgCGTGAACAATAG
- the LOC123040037 gene encoding cytochrome P450 89A2-like: MDQLLLLLALLLCGLLAVLRRGRAPPPPPSLVMHKISDPAVAHSALVENADAFSNRPPARLHVALAARRRGQRNENLNTLAHGPHWRALRCNLTAETLHPSRLACLAPLQREAVQGLIAALSSAPRGSQEEVTELHQHLYGAMFSVVARLCFGDVVDEDHVRAMRQVIQRFQLAIGLVKPFSATGSVMEKLEEWRWLRRLFAIDVRLKELFLPPIEAWRRAVRSPRPRDDNGRRPYVESLIDLRVPNEDGGRRALRDEEMVRLISEFLGAGTGTVVASLEWALAHLVDKPEVQEKLRGEVDDGVVSRAGAGMPYLHAVVLETLRMHPPLPVIPRHVHADAVGVLVGGMAVPPPAGDFYVNFSAGDIGRDNKIWKDPDQFLPERFLAGGDGEGIGPVPGPKQIRMMPFGAGHRFCPGVGMAMVNMKCFLAALVREFEWAPPTGTNTLDLTELDSFFKVMKKPLTARVTRRTKSI; encoded by the coding sequence ATGGATCAGCTCCTCCTGCTTCTCGCGCTTCTCTTGTGCGGCCTCCTCGCCGTCCTCCGGCGCGGCCGTGCTCCTCCCCCTCCACCCTCACTCGTCATGCACAAGATCAGCGACCCAGCTGTCGCCCACAGCGCGCTCGTCGAGAACGCAGACGCCTTCTCGAATCGCCCGCCCGCACGCCTGCACGTGGCCCTGGCCGCCCGGCGACGCGGCCAGCGGAACGAGAACCTCAACACCTTGGCACACGGACCGCACTGGCGCGCCCTCCGGTGCAACCTCACCGCCGAGACCCTCCACCCGTCGCGCCTGGCCTGCCTCGCGCCGCTGCAGCGGGAGGCCGTCCAGGGCCTCATCGCCGCGCTGTCGTCCGCCCCCCGGGGAAGCcaggaggaggtgacggagctgcaccAGCACCTCTATGGCGCCATGTTCTCGGTCGTCGCGCGCCTGTGCTTCGGTGACGTTGTCGACGAGGACCACGTGCGCGCTATGCGCCAAGTCATACAACGCTTCCAGCTCGCCATTGGGCTGGTCAAGCCCTTCTCGGCCACCGGCTCCGTGATGGAGAAGCTCGAGGAGTGGAGGTGGCTGCGCAGGCTCTTCGCCATCGACGTCCGGCTCAAGGAGCTATTCCTCCCTCCCATCGAGGCATGGAGGCGGGCGGTCCGGTCTCCTCGACCACGTGACGACAACGGCCGTCGTCCGTACGTCGAGTCACTCATCGATCTCCGCGTCCCCAATGAGGACGGCGGCCGGCGCGCTCTTAGGGACGAGGAGATGGTGCGGCTGATCTCAGAGTTCCTTGGCGCCGGCACGGGGACGGTGGTGGCGAGCCTTGAATGGGCCCTCGCCCACCTTGTCGACAAGCCGGAGGTGCAGGAGAAGCTACGCGGCGAGGTCGACGACGGCGTGGTCTCCCGTGCAGGTGCAGGCATGCCTTACCTGCATGCCGTCGTGCTGGAGACCCTCCGCATGCACCCCCCGTTGCCGGTAATCCCACGCCATGTCCATGCTGATGCCGTCGGGGTGCTGGTCGGAGGAATGGCTGTGCCGCCGCCGGCCGGCGACTTCTACGTCAATTTCTCTGCCGGAGACATTGGCAGGGACAACAAGATATGGAAGGATCCCGACCAGTTTCTTCCGGAGCGGTTCCTGGCCGGCGGCGACGGGGAGGGCATTGGCCCGGTGCCGGGTCCCAAGCAGATCAGGATGATGCCATTTGGCGCGGGGCATAGGTTCTGCCCCGGCGTGGGCATGGCGATGGTGAACATGAAGTGCTTCTTGGCGGCGCTCGTGCGCGAGTTCGAGTGGGCGCCGCCGACTGGCACTAACACCCTTGACCTCACGGAGCTGGATTCCTTCTTCAAGGTGATGAAGAAGCCTCTTACCGCACGTGTCACGCGACGCACCAAATCCATCTAA